tgtccaatTTCCTGGGCAGAAGGtatcacctggccccaaccccttcctgggctcaggttacgaAGGGCAGCCACCATCCTTTATGTGCTGGCCATCAAGTGTCATCCTTCAGTGAAGTCACACCCTTATTTCCCATCATCATCTAGTATTAATGCAGACAGTAAACTAGTAAAACTCCCATGCAGCATTACCAGGTTAATACTTCCTACTTTGTCACACAggtaacagtcccaagggggtctctgtgaccgaacccgtcacgcTTGGGTTAGCCCAGAGAGGTAGAGGTTAAGCTATAGGGCCACCCTAGTCAAGCCAGCACCATAACGAGCCAGCCAAGCTGTGATGGACCCCATTTCTGTCTCTGTCCCTTTTTCAGTCTGCAGGGAGAGCTGTTGAATCTCTCCCAAAGGCAGCCCTTCTCCAGTCACCCGGCCCCTTtccccctttgttctccagcGGCCTTCTTGCCCACCCTTTCCTGCCAGTGTCCCTTGTTCAGTTgtcggggaaggggggggggggtctccttgTCTTTTCGGATCCTCTGTCGATCTGGGTCGGTTTCAACCAGTTCTTTAATGACTCATATGTTCCACCCAACCAGCAAGGTCTCACACACACCTTTGTCTCCTGCATTGTTCCAGGAGCAGCATTAACCCTTTCTGAACACTTGCACTGTGTCACAGAAGGGTTGGGATGTTTACCAGGATATTGCAAAATCAAGCGATCTACCAGTGCAGTGCCAGCTGGGCATGCAGCCCCACGCCTGCCATGAACAGTGATGCCCAAAGCAGAGAAGGGCTCCAGTGTATAGAACAACTGGGTATAACCGAAGAGGCAGGGGAACCTTTGGGATGGGTTAACTTGATGGTTGCAGCAGGAAAAAGCCCAAAACACGGGTGCAGTGTGAATATGAGTAGCCCCTTGAGACTTAAGCAAAGCAATAATGCGGGAACACTCCAGCCTCCCCAGCCTCAGTGACCCTGCTCACAGGCCATCCACAGCCAGTGTACTCAGTGTGCTAGATGCTCAGTCTGGGTATTGGCAGGTCAGGCTGGCTGAAGAAAGCAGCAGGTCAGACACCGGCACCAAAAGCTGGACCTTCAGCAGAACACTGTTTGTTGTGCTATCTGCCCTAGAGAGATTCCAGAGGCAGGTGCATGAAATACAGCAAGGACCGAGAATTGAAGTCATCATGGATTGACACTCCAGTGCACGTCAACACTGGAGAACTCTATGCCAACCTCCCTGGGATGCCCGCGGGAGCCACCTGCCAGAGTGGGTGAGGGAATGGGACTTTTTGTCACTTTGAATTTTTGGAGACAACTGGACATGGGAAATGTTTTGATTGGGAAGTGCAGGCGTGGTGCCTCAGGAGAGTGTTCCCAGACTCCTGTACCGCTGGGCTCTCTGGCCAGAGGGCCTCTACCATGATGCATCCCCTCCTGGTGAGATGCCATGATGCATGCTGGGGGGTGTAATCTGGATGGGGTGCCCTgcacagagaggagaaaggcagCACACGCTATACCTCTCAGGGCGCATTACTACAGCATTTCCAAACAGAAAGATTTGGGGCATTTGAGGTTTCTAAGGAAAGTCAGAATTTCCCATGTAAAACAGACATTTCCCAGGACTCACGTTTGTTTTCTCCCCACATCGGTTTTCCACTGAAGAACAGTTTGAACCAGCTGATGGCACTGAGGCTGGCAGGGAAGTCTGGAGCTCCAGATTCCCCCCTCGGCCACAGAGCGCCATTAAGCAGGGAGTCCCAATCCTCTCCTGCTGTGATTGTGATCCCCAGTCCAGCCCCCGGCAGGAGCTCCATGGGAGATTGGGGCCCCAGGCACCCAGCTGTGCTAGGCATCTTGGTGACCCAGAGACGTCATGGTGCCACCTGGCAGAGAGCACAGAGGCTACCCAGCTCTCCTAGGTCTACAGTCTACATTACAGTGCATCAGAGAGCGGCATGCGAATTCTCTGCCAACAGCCAGAATCCCAAGGCTTGTCCCAGTCATGGCGAGATGTATGTGTGGGTGATATTTAATGATGGACCCGATCTGCAATTGGTAGcggcaaatatctccaatggctggaaatgggacactagatgtggagggctctgagttactacagaaactTCTTCCCCGGGTGTCTGGccggtgggtcttgcccacatgctcagggtcgaactgatcgccacatttgggattgagaaggaatttccccctgggtcAGCCTGGCAGAGACCCTAGGACATAGATGACTTGTGCCTCCtggtactggggggagggggaggaggggacaatctaaaggggaggacataTGACCATCCCGTGTGTCTCCTCTGTCCAGCAACCCCCCTGCCCTGTACCCAGCCCAGGGCCACCATGCTCTCCCCACCCAACGTTGCCTGCAAGGGGAGGGACTGTGTCCTTCTCCCACTGTGACTGACCCCCGGCACGTCTCTGGCAGTCGGGCAGCTGAAGCTGGCCTCTCCGGGTCACTCCTCCATGCAGTTCAGCGGCTGCCTGTGAAAGCCCAGCTGGAGAGGCAATGGGCTACCCTGTCATGGAGTCACTGGGGTGATGCTCTGGAGCTATTCCCtgcgaagccagtcaggactctgggggagcctcctctctctgagcatactgtctccagggcaagaagcttacacagcttcgactttcctgggtctgaccttggagcattcagcatccccttccacaccgtgtgcttcccacagcgagtccacccgggcggggctcctggggaagtcAGAGGGCCCttcaccccaactccgcagtcagatgtgactctcagccagccagtaaaacagaaggtttattagtcaacaggaAAACAGCGTAGGACAGAACtagttagcacagaaatcagtgactttcagccaagtccatcttggggggaggggagcccagaaccAGGGCTCTGGTCCTAGCCCTTAGCCCCAAGCCGGCCGAGACTGATTCACTTCCAGCTgtctggcccctgccctgcctgttgaTCCTTCTCCGGCCTTTGTCTTGTTTGTGggccaagagtcacctggtcgtatccccctcctgggtcttagGTTACGAAGGAGCGTCCATAGCGtccatgcaggcagctggagcagcctctgcaaaagtcacacacagcattcatgcaaaacagtaagactcacataggctcacataTAACATAAaggaaaatccccacttcgtcacacacatCCCATAcaggcccagctgctggggacaggggccgaGTGAATTGgaatcccctcttccccccaacatGTTTGGCCTGGGCTAGCCAAAGTTCGGGGCCCTGCTAGTTGCGTCCATTAGGAGAAATGGATGAAAAAGCCAGGGATTCTCTTTGGTTATTTACTTATATATcgagtcctgtttccctgaacacaggagggttcaaacagcaggagacaatCCCTTTCCTCGCTGTTCCAAATCTGCTTTTCCATGCAGCGCTCTGTGCCcaaacagctctctctctcttcaggtgccctaGTGTGTGTTAATATAGCACAGGGGCCAGTTAATGCATTACCCACTGCTGTGCATGAGAATGTACTCCCCTGCGCTTGGactaatgtagaccagcccttagtctgtCTGTGCTttagttcccccatctgtaaaacagataaTACACAGGTGGTGATGGTGGGGAGCTCTTATCTAGCACACTCCAccactagatctcaaagcactttacaaaggaggtccgGATTATTACCTctgtcatgaacatacagctaagggtagcataaaatccctcctttacctgtaaagggttaagaagctcaaataacttgGTTGGAACCTGACCAAAAGgtccaataaggggagaagattctttcaaatctgtgggggaaggtttttgttttgtctctctctgtgtgttctcTCTGGGTCAGTGAGaaatcagggcagggaaaatacatctcccaaaGCCAgacctgaactaagcatctaagattacagattgtaagtaataggaaggaaatgcgttagattatcttttgttttagcttgtgaattgtccctatgctaagagggaggtttattcctgtttttttgtaactttaaagttttgcctagaggggaatcctctgtgttttgaatcttattaccctgtaaaattactttccatcctgattttacagaggtacttcttttacttttttctttataataaagttctgtttttttaagaatctgattggtttttagtgtccgaaaaacccaagggtctggtctgtgctcatcttcttaacctatttggttggtttattattctcaagcctccccaggaagtggggtgaaggggcttgggggaatattttagggaaacaggaactccaagtggtcgttttcctgaatctttgtggtggcagcagtacccatccaaggacaaggaaggatttgtgccttgggaaagtttttaacctaagatggtagaaataagcttagggggtctttcatgcgggtccccacatctgtaccccagagttcagagtggggagggaaccctgacaacccccattttacaggtggggaaactgaggcacggagtgggaTTGATGTGACGAGGTGGGGATTTTCccttatgttgtatgtgagcctatgtgaggcttactgttttgcatgaatgctctgtgtgcctcagtttccctgtgtattgcaccaatgtctaggtggtgggaataagggtgtgtgacttttgtgtggctgctccagctgcctgcatggaTGCTATGGCCACCCCCttcataacctgagacccaggaggggatgcaaccaggtgacTCTTGGCCTGGAAAGCGAGACAAAGGCTGGATGAGGAGGAGCaatcagggctgcccggggggggggcaagtggggcaatttgccccgggccccacaggggcccccacgagaatgttgGCGGCTCCCCCTGGCCTCCGCCTTCCCACATCTCCCGGCACCTCAGCACGCCGTGTCCAGGAGCGGTCCAGGACCGGGACAGAGCTAAAGCGGCGTGGCTCCACTGGGGCCTGAGATCTTCCCACTCAGAGCcacatggtaagggggcggggcctgagcgCCTCCTGCTCAGAgctgcgtggtaagggggcggggctgcaaccTGCGGCCAAGTGGCGGGAGCTCAAGTCCTGTGGAGCCACACTGCTTTAGCTCTGTCCAGGGCCGCTTCTGGAtgtggcacgctgaggctccaggagacgGGGGAGGCGGGAggaagcagcatggtaagcccctctgagccggacactcccctgaccccccgctccgagcccagcccctctgagccggacatccccctgctctgagcccagcccctctgagccggacaccccctgatcccccccagccctgacccccagctctgagcccagcccctctgagccagataCCCCCCTGACTCCccgctccaagcccagcccctctgagccggacatccccctgaccccctgctctgagcccagcccctctgaggcggacacccccctgactccccgctccaagcccagcccctctgagccaggcaccccctgcccccccccacagccctgacgcCCCCGCTCCAAGTCCAGcctctctgagccaggcaccccctgaccctcagctctgagcccagcccctctgagccggacaccctccaaaccctcctgcagccctgaccccccgctctgagcccagcccctctgagccgggcacccccaaccctccccctgcagccctgactcccccagctctgagcctagcccctctgagctgggcaccccctgaccccccctgcagccctgacccccagctccgagaccagcccctctgagccagacacccccctaactccccccagctctgagcccagcccctctgagctggacactcccctgaccccccccagccctgaccctccgctccgagcccagcccctctgagccggacaccccccgacccctcACtccgagccagacacccccctgacctccctcagccctgaccccccagctccgagaccagcccctctgagccagacacccccctgactcccagctctgagcccagcccctctgagccagacaaccccctgatccccccccacagccctgacccccagctctgagcccagcccctgtgaaccgggcaccccccgacccagagcccagctccccacccagccctgggcaacaacagcgccacccccaggcagcgacagcccattggcaccaaccattaCCATcccccagcgacagcccattatgtaattgcaaatgtatacataccattaaagcttttaatgttttaaaataatgtattctgtatattttcaaattattaaaaattaatttttgaatgtatttcactggttagtatcatgtatttggaaatataaaaaatatagtattgcaacttttttttatggaaggggcccctgaaattgctttgccccaggccccctgaatcctctgggcggccctgggagcaacgggcagggcaggggccagacAGCTGGAAGTGAGTCAGTCTCGGCTGGCttggggtgccgggggagggccagaaccctggctctgggctcccctccccccaagatggactttacTGACTGTTTTCTGTGCTAATAAGTTCTGTTCCACGCTGTGtccctgtcgactaataaacccttctgttctACACGCTAGATGAGAATCACTGCTGACTGTTGAGTTGGGGTgaagggccctctggcttccccaggagccctgcccgggcggactcactgtgggaagcacacggtgtggaaggggatgctgaatgctccgaggtcagatccaggaaggttgaagctgtgtaagcttcttgccctggtgacagtatgctcagagagaggcagGCATGCTACACCAGCATCCTGGCTGGCTTCATATGGAGTCCTAGCTAAGGTCGCCCAGAAGgctggtggcagagccaggaataagaacccaggtgtcctgagtccagTGCAGTGCTATATCCACCAGTCCACGCTGCTATTAAAGATCGCgtgaggcaggggtgctggaactatttttaatgggtgctgagagccattgaaccaaactgtaaaccctgtgtatgatggaaataAATTCAAGGCAGGGAGTGCTGGAGCACCCCCTCACTACTAGTTCCAGTGCCTATGGCATGAGGTGCTGCGGTGCTCTGGCCATGGGGGTGCAGAGAAGCTATGTTAGCTAATTTAGGGTTTTGCACTGTTGTAGCGAGATCAGGGTGGGCATGCAAGTCACTTTTAACATGTCTGTACTTGAGCTGTGCACTGAAGCAGCTAGATGAGTATGAGTGAATCTGAATTCATTCCAGACATCGCTGTGGGCACGAACAGGGCTCCACCATCCCCGGCTATCATGGGTTGCTCTTTGagtgtcatagaaatgtagggctggtaGGGACCATGCAAAGTCTAGACCTCTGTGGAGAGGCCTCTATGTCCCATaatgcccccgccccccatacaTATTGTCTGATAGATTCTTTTGATCAGCCCCTTTTGAGACAGCCCTGCTATGGCTGTCAGTCTGATTTCGTTCATAACCCAGGTCCCCAAtatctcagtcttcttttccggATATCGTTAGCAGTTAGGGGTTGTTGAATTTGCTGATGAATCTCGGCATTTGTTATAAATTTATTCCATTCAATTCCCACTCTTTTTCTAAGGTCTTTGATTCTGAAGGCATTTAGATGGCTGCCTGCCCATGGATTCgctaaatcaatcaatcaaaaaaacaaaaacaaaacaacccagtAAAGACAGCTCCCTGCCATTTGGGATGCACCGCACGTgacattttttggcaaaaaatgcagatttgggtcaactGAAGCATTTTGCAAATCTGTGTTAATTTTGCAAAAAATTGTTTCGATCCAATGAATAAATTAATCCCCTACCCAAACCCAAAACATTGAGTATTGACCTGTTAGAAAGGAACTGTTTctatttttctgatttaaacGACTCTTCGTTCGATCAAAATTCCTTttaattttattcctttttaaacaTAAATACAGAGGTCTGTATTTTGTTCGTCAAACAGTTTGTGAGGATCAACCCAGAAAcccctttttttaaatccaaaattgTAAAATGAattgaatttaattttttgttttatttccaaaattttcattttttgcatGTGTCTGCATTTCCCATtctcactttttctttctttgtttttctttaattttccagtggaaaaaaagtTAGAGAAAGTGTTTTTTCTGCCTCCAAATTGCTCTCATTTGATTCACACTCCTCttccagagggaaaaaaaaagatgggAAAGTTAAATAGCAAGAGAACGTAGAAAAAAGACACATGCACGCATGCACCAACAACCCTCGATCCCCCTCTAAAACGGAAGCCTTGAATTGGAGAGGAAAACGTTttgaatttcagattttttttcatccttaaaaagaagaaaaaagcaagaaagatttttcatgaaaaaaatgtcATTCTCGGAAtggaatgaaaaattaaaatttggaCCAGCCAGACTCTGAAACCCCTGAAGCCAGACCCCCTGGCTGGTTATTTGCCACTTTCTTTTAGGGTCAACCAGTGAGTGCTGGGCCCTTCCTCTTTAACGCTCAACGTTCTTTAAAGAAAGTTTAAAGGGGCTGGTTCCCCTCTCGGTCATCCTGCTGTAAAGGAGTCCCAGCTGTGTAGGCCGGTGGTGGAGAGAGGAGACACACTATGGCCACTTACCCCCTGTAGCACATTTTTCTTCTTGTGATTGCAATCTGAGAACGTATCCCACAGGACTAGCCCCTTTTCTCCACCccgctgccctgctccctgcatgtAGCAGAGTCGGGCCTCGAGTGCTTGCTGCCTCTATCTCCCGTTTGCTCTGCAACTACCCCATCCCACCCTGGGCAATCGCAACAGAACTGCTTCTGAGGCCACATCTGCTCTACAGCCACGGCAGCAACACATCTACGGCACTGCAGCTGGGAtgctgtagcactgtagtgtagacgctgCCTACGCTGACAAAAGGGGATTTTCCAGTGATGCAGTAAATCCacttctctgagaggcagtagtgAAGTGGAGGGAAGAATCTATCCACCTAGCTGCGTCTccacgggggggaggggtcgaCCTACGTATGGCCCTCGGGGCATGAAATCTGTCATGGAGGGGTCAAAGAGGGTGAGGGTGCCAGCGGCTGCACAAGCAAGAATTCGCCCTGTGAACCCTTTATTCCTGGTGATGACgtgtgagaaggaaagaacccagtgCTTCTCTTCCATCCCAGGGCTGGCAGTGAGAATAAAGATCTTATTGCTGGGAAACGGAGCCCCTGTGATTGCAGGGCACTATAGGGTGACAAAACAGCCACGTTTGAAGAGTCACTTTTAGGATACGTCAGTACTAAAGCTGGAAGTGTGCTTTCCAGCATGGGTTTTCAGAGGTAGTGAGGCCATCGGGCCATCCTGGAGGGGTCTTGGTCTAGATGCCCTTGGGCCGTCCTGTGTGGCGGGGATGTCTCCAGCCCAGAGGCCCTCGGGCCATCCCGGGGGCCTTCTCCCAAGCGTGCAATGTGAAATGGAAGTGCCAggttttcctctcctctccctgaggAGGGGACGGGGCAGCCTGGCGCAGGTTCTCAGTGGCAACCACTCACGGCGTGCTCCCCGCGTGCTCCCTGTGGTGCTTGGTGAGGGCTGAGTGGACACTGAAGCCTTTCCCGCACTGCTTGCACCTGTAGGGCTTCTCCCCGGTGTGGGTGCGCCGGTGCCGTGCCAGGTCGGAGCTCTCGACAAAGCCCTTCCCGCAGTGGGGGCAGGTGTAGGGCCGCTCGCCGGTGTGGGTCCGGCGATGCTTGGTGAGGTGGGCGCTCTGAGCGAAGCGCTCGCCACACTCGGGGCAGGCATAGGGCCGCTCGCCGGTGTGGACGCGCCGGTGCCGCTCCAGGTGGGAGCTCCAGGTGAAGACCTTCCCGCAGTGCCCACAGGGGTGGGATTTCCGCTTGGGCTGGGGTCCCAGGGCCTCTGAACCCTGAAACAGCTCCGAGCTCTCCCTGAAGCAGCTGCACGTCCCCTCCTGGTGGGCTCTCCGGGGCTTGGAGCCCAGCCTGCAGTCCTGGCACTGGGGACCCTGCTGCTGTTGTGGTCGCCCCAAGCTCTCCCCAGCGCCCTGGCTGCAGCGGCTGTGTTTCCCCTTCTGCTGAGCTTTCCTGGGCTTGGCCGGACTCTGCTTGCGAGCGGGTTGTTGGCGCTGCCTGATGCTCCCAGCTGTGTGGGTCCGTTTGTGTCGCGTGAGGTCAGAGCTGTCCCCGAAGCCCTTCCCGCAGTGGGGGCAGCGGTAGGGGCGCTCCCCGGTGTGGGTCCGGCGGTGCTTGGTGAGGTGGGCACTCTGGGCGAAGGCCTCCCCGCACTCCCTGCACCGGTAGGGCCGCTCGCCGGTATGGACGCGCCGGTGACGCTCCAGGTGGGAGCTCCA
The window above is part of the Chrysemys picta bellii isolate R12L10 chromosome 12, ASM1138683v2, whole genome shotgun sequence genome. Proteins encoded here:
- the ZNF497 gene encoding zinc finger protein 497 isoform X2; translated protein: MLPEGFSGAVCQGPAGVRLGGAGRRQGKPTPQGPSPKKLQDITAHQQTPQGQKPYRCQDCGKSFIWSSHLERHRRVHTGERPYACPECGERFTQSSHLRQHQLAHGGERPYKCGDCGKRFGDPPALAVHRRGHLEDKPYRCAQCGKGFAWSSHLERHRRVHTGERPYRCRECGEAFAQSAHLTKHRRTHTGERPYRCPHCGKGFGDSSDLTRHKRTHTAGSIRQRQQPARKQSPAKPRKAQQKGKHSRCSQGAGESLGRPQQQQGPQCQDCRLGSKPRRAHQEGTCSCFRESSELFQGSEALGPQPKRKSHPCGHCGKVFTWSSHLERHRRVHTGERPYACPECGERFAQSAHLTKHRRTHTGERPYTCPHCGKGFVESSDLARHRRTHTGEKPYRCKQCGKGFSVHSALTKHHREHAGSTP
- the ZNF497 gene encoding zinc finger protein 497 isoform X1, yielding MEPCVLLDPHQKALYRDVMQESYDTLMSLEFPFLKAEVISRLERRHRGSKEREIPAASGPGDGTASETEEENPPKEGPEPAEPREMLPEGFSGAVCQGPAGVRLGGAGRRQGKPTPQGPSPKKLQDITAHQQTPQGQKPYRCQDCGKSFIWSSHLERHRRVHTGERPYACPECGERFTQSSHLRQHQLAHGGERPYKCGDCGKRFGDPPALAVHRRGHLEDKPYRCAQCGKGFAWSSHLERHRRVHTGERPYRCRECGEAFAQSAHLTKHRRTHTGERPYRCPHCGKGFGDSSDLTRHKRTHTAGSIRQRQQPARKQSPAKPRKAQQKGKHSRCSQGAGESLGRPQQQQGPQCQDCRLGSKPRRAHQEGTCSCFRESSELFQGSEALGPQPKRKSHPCGHCGKVFTWSSHLERHRRVHTGERPYACPECGERFAQSAHLTKHRRTHTGERPYTCPHCGKGFVESSDLARHRRTHTGEKPYRCKQCGKGFSVHSALTKHHREHAGSTP